From the Arvicola amphibius chromosome 2, mArvAmp1.2, whole genome shotgun sequence genome, one window contains:
- the Adgrf3 gene encoding adhesion G-protein coupled receptor F3: MASRALSQLLLAMTLPLLKLESAASVSTVQSEFKPSGGKSGQQLDQNNGVRESILLSSYVQLEFSNRPWPQELPENLSLLTASTSLPPRTLTALSLTTECCVKHNRTRFCTCRSGYRWNATLCSLYPTCLGHRPEISSCMCLSFHDAALGYCQLLPPVPAKLTLDTQLQKPRDTLNLILLKTEGATNLRWYLRNPEDPKLIFLWPGAKVDQMSSQGQAGLRVTHFSRHWTGTYVSIFEAQGFRWELEQVVQVPLEEKEVVLLPDKLSISCAASAGFQLSCCFPRTNLAYTATWSPREGSQVSLQNMSDSQCLVLTAQHCPAADTTYMCTLHSQNLARFTVPVSVTIIQDGDTTCPTDFSVVDWNITKAGFVAQAPCPVNKRGVVKRLCGSDGIWGPVQNSCTEAEILNLWLKAKLLLEGQGKPHEEIPCILSQLREQVDVASTPTDLQKLLHTVTLLANVVAETRAELTESALKDLLTTTDKILDVNISSLWTLAQAQVPSMGSDFLKAVETLVHSLSPQQLPFSFSSSNVLLQSQLLRHTSPPGYQMSFSTRPLLQAQIPWYSLAPLVHNGTNVSISSLVLQKLDHRLPSSYTQGLWNASYTTPGLILVVSITADSQAFTRVELLMDFEDMNGAPHCVFWDHSLYQGQGGWSDKGCQVHAANTSNTTQCVCQHLTAFSMLMSRHTVPTDPILDLLSQVGVGASILALLVCLVIYRLVWGAVVRNKIAFFRHAALYNMVICLLAADTCFMGSPFLPSGYHSLFCLVTAFLCHFFYLATFFWMLAQALVLAHQLLFVFHQLSKYIVLSLMVILGYLCPLGFAGITLGLYLPQRKYLMEGKCLLNEDGIMLHTFSEPVLVIVGVNGLVLLIAVLKLLRPSLSEGPPVEKRQALVGVLKALLILTPVFGLTWVLGVAVVFDQDSMVSHYIFTVFNSLQGVFILVFGCLTDKKVLEALRKRFQGTQSSNSAISLATNETCTSEHSKERSEHASYEENMTD, encoded by the exons ATGGCCTCTCGAGCTCTCTCCCAGCTGCTCCTGGCCATGACTCTTCCCCTGCTGAAGCTGGAGTCAGCAGCATCTGTCTCCACAGTCCAGTCA GAATTCAAACCATCTGGAGGGAAATCTGGGCAGCAACTGGACCAAAACAATGGAGTAaggg AATCCATACTGCTCTCCAGTTATGTACAGCTGGAATTTTCAAACAGACCTTGGCCACAGGAACTCCCTGAGAACTTGTCTCTTCTTACTGCTTCAACTTCCCTTCCCCCAAGAACGCTTACTGCCCTCAGCCTAACAACAG AATGCTGTGTCAAACACAACAGGACTAGGTTCTGCACTTGCCGCTCTGGCTACCGGTGGAACGCTACGCTCTGCTCCCTCTATCCTACCTGCCTTGGCCACAGACCGGAAATCAGTTCCTGTATGTGTCTCAGCTTCCACGATGCTGCCCTTGGCTACTGCCAGTTGCTGCCACCTG TTCCTGCAAAGCTGACCCTGGACACTCAGCTGCAAAAGCCGAGGGACACCCTAAACCTCATTCTCCTCAAGACAGAGGGGGCTACCAACCTGAGATGGTACTTGCGGAACCCAGAGGACCCCAAACTCATCTTCCTGTGGCCAGGGGCAAAAGTGGACCAGATGTCCAGTCAGGGCCAGGCAGGCCTCAGAGTCACCCACTTCTCCCGTCACTGGACAG gtACCTACGTGAGCATCTTCGAGGCCCAGGGATTCAGGTGGGAACTGGAGCAGGtggtgcaggtgcccttggaggagAAGGAAGTAGTTCTGCTTCCAGACAAGCTGTCCATCTCCTGTGCCGCCTCCGCTGGCTTCCAGCTGAGCTGCTGCTTCCCACGCACAAACTTGGCCTACACTGCTACCTGGAGCCCCAGGGAGGGCAGTCAAG TGTCCTTGCAGAATATGTCGGATTCCCAGTGCCTAGTGCTGACCGCTCAGCACTGCCCAGCAGCCGATACCACGTACATGTGTACCCTCCACAGTCAGAACCTGGCTCGTTTCACGGTTCCTGTCTCCGTCACCATCATCCAGG ATGGAGACACAACCTGCCCCACAGACTTCTCAGTGGTTGACTGGAATATCACCAAGGCTGGCTTTGTGGCACAGGCTCCATGTCCTGTGAATAAGAGGGGCGTGGTAAAGAGGCTCTGTGGGTCTGATGGCATCTGGGGACCCGTCCAAAACAGCtgcacagaggcagagatcctAAACTTGTGGCTTAAAGCCAAG CTGCTGCTGGAAGGCCAGGGAAAGCCCCATGAAGAGATTCCATGTATCCTGAGTCAGCTGCGAGAGCAGGTGGACGTGGCCAGCACCCCCACTGACTTACAAAAATTGCTGCATACTGTAACCTTACTGGCCAATGTGGTAGCAGAGACAAGAGCAGAGCTTACAGAGAGTGCCCTGAAG GATCTCCTGACAACCACCGACAAGATTCTAGATGTGAACATCAGCTCTCTGTGGACTCTGGCCCAGGCCCAGGTGCCCTCGATGGGCTCAGATTTCCTGAAGGCTGTGGAGACCCTGGTTCACAGCTTGAGCCCACAgcagcttcctttctccttcagctcATCTAATGTGTTACTGCAGAGCCAGCTCCTCAGACACACCTCTCCTCCTGGCTACCAAATGTCTTTCTCTACCCGGCCCCTCCTGCAGGCACAGATCCCATGGTATTCACTGGCCCCACTGGTCCACAATGGAACTAATGTCAGTATTAGTAGCCTAGTACTGCAAAAGCTGGACCACCGTCTGCCCTCCAGCTATACACAGGGGCTGTGGAACGCCTCCTATACCACTCCTGGACTGATCCTGGTGGTTTCCATCACAGCAGATAGCCAGGCCTTCACACGGGTAGAGCTTCTCATGGACTTCGAAGACATGAACGGAGCCCCGCACTGTGTCTTCTGGGACCACAGTCTCTACCAGGGTCAGGGGGGTTGGTCAGATAAGGGGTGCCAGGTACATGCAGCCAACACCAGCAACACCACTCAGTGCGTTTGCCAGCATCTCACTGCCTTTTCCATGCTCATGTCCCGACACACCGTCCCAACAGATCCCATCCTGGACCTGCTGAGCCAGGTGGGGGTTGGGGCTTCTATCCTGGCACTGCTGGTGTGCCTGGTTATCTACAGGCTGGTGTGGGGAGCTGTTGTCAGGAACAAAATCGCCTTCTTCCGCCATGCTGCCCTGTATAACATGGTCATCTGCTTGCTGGCCGCAGACACATGCTTCATGGGAAGTCCGTTCCTTCCTTCAGGGTACCACAGCCTGTTCTGCCTGGTCACTGCTTTCCTGTGTCACTTTTTCTACCTGGCCACTTTTTTCTGGATGCTGGCCCAGGCTCTGGTGCTAGCCCACCAACTGCTTTTTGTCTTCCATCAGCTGTCCAAGTACATAGTTCTCTCCCTGATGGTGATCCTGGGCTACCTGTGCCCACTGGGGTTTGCAGGTATCACCCTGGGCCTCTACTTGCCTCAAAGGAAATACCTGATGGAGGGGAAATGCTTGCTGAATGAAGATGGAATTATGCTGCACACCTTCAGTGAGCCAGTGCTGGTCATCGTCGGTGTAAACGGGCTGGTCCTCCTCATAGCCGTGCTGAAGCTCCTAAGACCTTCGCTGTCAGAGGGACCCCCGGTGGAGAAGCGCCAAGCTCTTGTGGGGGTGCTTAAAGCCCTGCTTATTCTCACGCCTGTCTTCGGCCTCACCTGGGTACTGGGCGTGGCTGTAGTATTTGATCAAGACTCCATGGTCTCTCACTATATCTTCACCGTTTTCAACAGCCTCCAG GGTGTCTTCATCTTAGTGTTTGGCTGCCTTACAGACAAGAAG GTACTAGAGGCCTTGCGCAAACGCTTCCAAGGTACCCAGTCCTCCAACTCTGCCATCTCCCTG GCTACAAATGAAACCTGCACCTCGGaacacagcaaagaaagaagTGAACATGCCAG TTATGAAGAAAATATGACTGATTGA